The Fulvivirga ligni genome window below encodes:
- the rseP gene encoding RIP metalloprotease RseP has protein sequence MEGLIMAAQIILSLSILVGLHEMGHLLAAKMFGMRVEQFSIGFPPRIFSFKYGETEYALSAIPLGGFVKISGMIDESMDTEAMKEPPKPYEFRSKPAWQRLIVMLGGIIVNVITGIIIFVCLTFVYGEMFISNDMVNENGGIVALDLGEELGLKTGDQIVKINGQEVHDFSEILNPNTFMGSGAYYSVIRDGESKRIAIPDDFIDKMNSKEAQSNFVMPNIYKMPPVVGRVEAGSLADRIGLKPGDKFLNVGGVTINKFEDIQNVLKGYNKDSISMEVVREGETLTYNEYFGKDSVIGFAVDVPVEKKDYSFGQSIGLGTKKAFGIVFLQIKAFGKMFSGDLSVTKSLSGPIGIAKAYGGEWIWERFWSMTGLLSMVLAFMNLLPIPALDGGHVMFLTYEMISGRKPSDKFLENAQKVGMAFLLLLMVFIFFNDIFKEFLKPLIG, from the coding sequence ATGGAAGGATTAATTATGGCGGCTCAGATCATTCTGAGCTTATCAATTTTAGTGGGACTGCATGAAATGGGGCATTTACTTGCTGCCAAGATGTTCGGAATGAGAGTGGAGCAGTTCTCTATAGGTTTTCCCCCTCGGATTTTTAGTTTCAAATACGGAGAAACAGAATATGCGCTTAGCGCCATCCCATTAGGTGGTTTCGTTAAAATTTCAGGTATGATCGATGAGTCTATGGATACTGAGGCTATGAAAGAGCCACCAAAACCATATGAGTTTAGATCAAAGCCAGCCTGGCAGAGGCTTATTGTAATGCTTGGAGGTATCATTGTAAATGTTATCACCGGTATAATCATTTTCGTGTGTCTCACCTTTGTGTATGGTGAAATGTTCATTTCTAATGACATGGTTAATGAAAATGGCGGAATTGTAGCTTTAGATCTTGGTGAGGAGCTGGGTTTGAAAACTGGTGATCAGATTGTAAAGATTAATGGTCAGGAAGTGCATGATTTTTCAGAGATTCTTAACCCTAATACATTCATGGGGTCCGGCGCTTATTATAGCGTTATAAGAGATGGCGAGTCAAAGCGAATAGCCATTCCAGATGATTTTATTGATAAAATGAATTCAAAGGAGGCGCAAAGCAACTTTGTAATGCCTAATATCTATAAAATGCCTCCAGTTGTGGGGCGTGTAGAAGCAGGTAGCCTTGCGGATAGAATAGGGTTGAAGCCTGGGGATAAATTCCTAAATGTTGGTGGTGTAACTATTAACAAATTTGAAGACATTCAGAATGTATTAAAAGGCTATAATAAGGATTCCATCTCCATGGAGGTGGTAAGAGAGGGTGAAACGCTCACCTACAACGAATATTTCGGAAAAGATTCAGTAATAGGTTTTGCTGTAGACGTACCAGTAGAAAAGAAGGATTATTCTTTCGGTCAATCTATAGGTCTTGGTACTAAAAAAGCATTTGGAATAGTTTTCTTGCAGATCAAGGCGTTTGGTAAAATGTTCAGTGGCGATCTTTCTGTTACTAAATCATTGTCAGGTCCTATTGGTATAGCCAAAGCTTACGGTGGTGAGTGGATTTGGGAGCGATTCTGGAGTATGACTGGTCTGCTTTCAATGGTACTTGCGTTTATGAACTTACTACCTATTCCAGCGCTTGACGGAGGGCATGTGATGTTCCTTACTTACGAAATGATATCAGGTCGTAAGCCGTCAGATAAGTTCCTTGAAAATGCCCAAAAGGTGGGTATGGCATTTTTACTTCTTTTAATGGTATTTATTTTCTTCAACGATATTTTCAAAGAATTCCTGAAGCCTTTGATAGGATAG
- a CDS encoding ammonium transporter — protein MALQQEAIANGLFTANNIWMMLSTALVFIMHLGFAGVEAGFGQAKNTVNILFKNTLTPIIGVLTYFFVGFNLMYPGFAEGDAGIFGFAGFGLSLPENGNTVDYASGGYTYWTDFLFQAMFAATAATIVSGAVAERIKLSTYLIFTFIFVGLVYPIVGSWKWGAGWLDQLGFYDFAGSTLVHSVGGWGALAGIIVLGPRIGKYVDGKVIDKPGSSVPLAVIGVFLLWLGWFGFNGGSVLSADPATVSYVLVTTSLAACTGGLGAMFTALITFKRLDLGMVLNGILAGLVGITAGADVISPNWALLVGFIAGILVVISAISLDKFKLDDVVGAVSVHLTCGVWGTLAVGLFSSNPDHTLVKQLIGVAACGATAFIAAFIIFYALKLTVGIRVSAEHERQGMDSHEHGIRGYTIVYDE, from the coding sequence ATGGCTCTTCAGCAAGAGGCAATAGCTAATGGCCTGTTTACCGCCAATAACATATGGATGATGCTATCTACGGCATTAGTCTTTATTATGCACCTCGGCTTTGCTGGTGTAGAGGCAGGTTTTGGTCAAGCGAAAAACACTGTAAACATCCTGTTTAAAAACACACTTACACCTATTATAGGAGTTCTTACTTACTTCTTCGTAGGTTTTAACCTTATGTACCCTGGTTTTGCTGAAGGTGATGCTGGTATATTCGGTTTTGCAGGATTTGGTTTATCGTTACCAGAAAATGGTAACACGGTAGACTATGCTAGTGGTGGTTATACTTACTGGACTGATTTCTTATTTCAGGCCATGTTCGCTGCAACTGCTGCTACAATTGTATCTGGTGCTGTAGCTGAGCGTATCAAATTATCAACTTACTTAATCTTTACTTTCATTTTCGTTGGCCTTGTATACCCTATAGTAGGTAGCTGGAAATGGGGTGCTGGATGGTTAGATCAATTAGGATTCTATGACTTTGCAGGTTCTACATTAGTTCACTCTGTAGGTGGCTGGGGAGCTTTAGCAGGTATTATTGTGCTCGGACCAAGAATTGGTAAATATGTAGATGGTAAAGTAATAGACAAGCCAGGTTCTAGTGTGCCTTTGGCAGTAATAGGTGTATTCTTATTATGGTTAGGCTGGTTTGGTTTCAATGGTGGTTCTGTACTATCTGCTGATCCTGCTACAGTATCTTATGTACTAGTTACTACATCTTTAGCTGCTTGTACAGGTGGTTTAGGAGCTATGTTCACTGCGCTTATCACTTTCAAAAGACTTGACCTTGGTATGGTGCTAAACGGTATTCTTGCTGGTTTAGTAGGTATCACTGCCGGTGCTGATGTAATTTCTCCTAACTGGGCCCTTCTTGTAGGCTTTATTGCTGGTATCCTGGTTGTAATTTCTGCAATATCATTAGATAAATTCAAACTAGACGATGTAGTAGGTGCTGTTTCAGTACACCTTACTTGTGGTGTGTGGGGAACATTAGCGGTTGGACTTTTCAGTTCAAATCCAGATCATACCTTAGTAAAACAACTTATCGGAGTAGCAGCTTGTGGTGCTACAGCGTTTATAGCAGCTTTCATCATATTCTATGCATTGAAATTAACAGTGGGAATCAGAGTATCTGCAGAGCACGAAAGACAAGGGATGGACAGTCATGAGCATGGTATCAGAGGATATACCATCGTTTATGATGAATAA
- a CDS encoding porin, which yields MKKYYLLLMIATFLGTVEVNAQDDEVEESKPALSISGSVDAYYRLNFSARNKVDDNFGYAAPGTSFANLPGFALGMANIVTSYEGEKAGFVADLVFGPRGEDAVFGSPLYNAGRGSSQIVNQLYAYWNVSDAVTLTLGNFNTYLGYEVISPASNFNYSTSYMFSYGPFSHTGLKADFAFSDDVSAMLAIMNPTDMTELNVTGTYTLGAQIGFGGAYLNFLYGDQDGKLDEDFDGPGENSAGTTFQVDLTGGWDLSDAVYLGVNATYNTTSAGEAIDALGQLEDADGDGSGFYGVAGYFQVAASEAFSVGARVEYFKMFNGGLIDGSGAAPIGYDADGDGSVIDLTLSANYKVGNLTIIPEFRLDSTSEDYFYDKDYEASKSLSSFVLAAVYSF from the coding sequence ATGAAAAAGTATTATTTATTACTAATGATAGCTACTTTTTTAGGAACGGTAGAAGTAAACGCTCAGGACGATGAAGTAGAAGAGTCAAAACCGGCTCTTAGTATTTCAGGTTCTGTGGATGCTTATTACAGGCTAAATTTTTCAGCGCGCAATAAAGTGGATGACAACTTTGGGTATGCTGCTCCAGGGACATCTTTCGCTAATTTACCAGGCTTTGCTTTGGGGATGGCCAACATTGTAACCTCTTACGAAGGGGAAAAAGCTGGATTTGTAGCTGATTTAGTATTTGGTCCTAGAGGTGAAGATGCTGTTTTTGGCTCTCCATTATATAATGCAGGCCGCGGGAGCTCTCAAATAGTGAACCAATTATATGCTTACTGGAATGTGAGTGATGCGGTAACCTTAACTTTAGGAAATTTCAATACTTATTTAGGTTATGAAGTAATCTCACCTGCTTCTAATTTTAATTACTCTACTTCTTACATGTTTTCTTACGGTCCCTTCTCTCATACTGGGTTGAAAGCAGATTTTGCATTTTCAGATGATGTTAGTGCTATGCTAGCTATCATGAACCCAACTGATATGACAGAATTGAACGTTACAGGAACTTATACACTTGGAGCTCAGATAGGATTTGGAGGAGCTTACCTTAATTTCCTATATGGAGATCAAGATGGTAAACTTGATGAGGATTTTGATGGACCGGGCGAGAATTCTGCTGGTACTACTTTTCAAGTTGATCTTACAGGTGGATGGGATCTTTCAGATGCTGTTTACTTAGGTGTTAATGCCACTTACAATACTACATCTGCAGGTGAAGCCATAGATGCATTAGGTCAATTGGAAGATGCCGATGGAGATGGATCTGGATTTTATGGTGTGGCTGGCTACTTTCAGGTAGCAGCATCAGAAGCTTTTTCTGTAGGCGCAAGAGTGGAGTACTTTAAAATGTTCAATGGTGGGCTTATTGATGGTTCAGGAGCTGCTCCTATCGGTTATGATGCCGATGGAGATGGAAGTGTAATCGATCTAACACTTTCAGCTAATTATAAAGTAGGTAATCTTACTATCATTCCTGAATTCAGACTTGATTCTACATCAGAGGATTATTTCTACGACAAGGATTATGAAGCTAGCAAAAGCCTAAGTTCTTTCGTTTTAGCAGCTGTTTATTCTTTTTAA
- a CDS encoding DUF4468 domain-containing protein: MTLTPAILFSVILLITPHKGEVVDSLSYQEVISCEGVAKQTLYESLSLAMYSIYDSASVNIVNENTINIKVDITVANSIVGKVGNPAGELDFTIDVDVKDEKFRYRAYDFYFTPMERNRYGRFELKGKKEAVIEEEFKQRKALLKKIKSESEEYLSDLAARLKSEIIKEKDNETTEW, from the coding sequence ATGACTTTAACTCCGGCGATATTGTTTTCTGTGATACTTCTCATTACCCCTCATAAAGGAGAGGTGGTGGATAGTCTATCTTATCAGGAAGTAATATCGTGTGAGGGGGTGGCTAAACAAACTCTATATGAGAGTTTATCACTGGCCATGTATTCTATTTATGATAGTGCTTCAGTAAATATTGTAAATGAAAACACCATTAATATAAAGGTGGATATTACAGTGGCGAATAGCATTGTGGGCAAAGTAGGAAACCCTGCCGGAGAGCTTGATTTTACCATTGACGTTGACGTAAAAGATGAAAAATTCAGGTATAGAGCATATGATTTTTATTTCACTCCAATGGAGCGTAATCGCTACGGAAGGTTTGAATTAAAGGGAAAAAAAGAAGCTGTGATAGAAGAAGAATTTAAGCAGCGTAAAGCTTTGCTCAAAAAAATAAAAAGCGAAAGTGAGGAGTATTTGTCAGACCTCGCTGCCAGGCTGAAATCTGAAATAATAAAAGAAAAAGACAACGAAACAACTGAATGGTAA
- a CDS encoding glutamine synthetase beta-grasp domain-containing protein, translating to MGKSKLEYVWLDGYKPTQSLRSKTKIVSDFDGKLESCPIWSFDGSSTEQAEGNSSDCLLKPVAIFPDPDRKNGYLVMTSVLNPDGTPHVTNGRALIDDDDNDFWFGFEQEYFLWDPSTNLPLGFPTGGYPRPQGPYYCSVGAKNAYGREIIEEHLDLCLEAGINVEGINAEVATGQWEFQIFAKGAEQAGDQIWIARYLLERTAEKYGLSINWHPKPLKGDWNGSGMHANFSNSALRTAGTKDVYDTICEAFGPVIKEHIAVYGADNDQRLTGAHETQSIDKFSYGVSDRGASIRIPIATVENGWKGWLEDRRPASNGDPYKIAARIIKTVKSVSEPVSA from the coding sequence ATGGGAAAATCAAAACTCGAATACGTATGGCTTGATGGGTACAAGCCTACGCAAAGCTTGAGAAGCAAAACTAAAATTGTTTCTGACTTTGATGGAAAACTAGAAAGCTGCCCAATATGGTCATTCGACGGTAGTTCTACCGAGCAGGCTGAAGGAAACTCTTCAGATTGTCTGTTAAAGCCTGTAGCAATATTCCCGGATCCAGACAGAAAAAATGGATACCTGGTAATGACATCTGTACTTAACCCTGATGGTACTCCACACGTAACTAACGGTCGTGCTCTAATCGATGATGATGATAACGACTTCTGGTTCGGATTTGAGCAAGAATATTTCTTGTGGGATCCTTCTACTAACCTTCCATTAGGTTTCCCTACTGGTGGTTATCCTCGTCCTCAAGGGCCTTACTACTGCTCAGTAGGTGCTAAAAATGCATATGGTAGAGAAATTATCGAAGAGCATTTAGATCTTTGCCTTGAAGCAGGTATCAATGTAGAAGGTATTAATGCTGAAGTAGCTACAGGACAGTGGGAATTCCAAATTTTCGCTAAAGGTGCTGAGCAAGCAGGTGATCAAATTTGGATTGCCAGATATTTATTAGAAAGAACAGCTGAAAAATATGGTTTGTCTATCAACTGGCATCCTAAGCCATTAAAAGGCGACTGGAATGGATCTGGTATGCACGCTAACTTCTCTAACAGCGCTCTTAGAACTGCAGGCACTAAAGATGTATATGATACTATCTGTGAAGCATTCGGACCTGTAATTAAAGAGCACATTGCTGTATACGGTGCTGATAACGATCAGAGATTAACTGGAGCTCACGAGACTCAGTCTATCGATAAATTTAGCTATGGAGTATCTGATAGAGGTGCTTCTATAAGAATTCCTATCGCAACCGTAGAAAACGGATGGAAAGGATGGTTGGAAGATAGAAGACCTGCTTCTAACGGTGATCCTTATAAAATTGCGGCCAGAATTATCAAAACTGTAAAATCAGTTTCTGAGCCAGTATCAGCTTAA
- the cmk gene encoding (d)CMP kinase has translation MKKIILAIDGYSACGKSSTAKAVAAELNYTYIDTGAMYRAVTLYFHEHHVSLTNDKEVEKALNNIDITFHNNAEKETETFLNGLNVEDEIRKMYISEKVSHVSSLAAVREAMVAQQRKLGKKSGIVMDGRDIGTVVFPEAELKVFMFADVYVRAGRRQKELMEKGQLVDLSDIIQNLEKRDKIDSTREVSPLRQAKDAIELDSSFLTLEEQVDHIVRLALGKILEEKKETISA, from the coding sequence ATGAAGAAAATTATACTGGCTATTGATGGATATTCAGCGTGTGGAAAGAGTAGTACTGCCAAGGCAGTAGCTGCAGAGCTGAATTATACCTATATAGATACAGGAGCCATGTACAGAGCGGTAACGCTTTACTTTCACGAGCATCACGTTAGCCTTACCAATGATAAAGAGGTAGAAAAAGCCCTTAATAATATTGATATTACTTTTCATAACAACGCTGAAAAAGAAACTGAAACGTTTCTCAATGGCTTAAACGTGGAAGACGAAATCAGGAAGATGTATATTTCTGAAAAAGTGAGCCATGTGAGCAGCCTTGCAGCTGTGAGAGAGGCTATGGTGGCTCAGCAGCGTAAGCTAGGTAAGAAGAGCGGCATAGTGATGGATGGGAGAGATATTGGCACTGTGGTATTTCCAGAGGCGGAACTCAAAGTATTTATGTTTGCTGATGTATATGTAAGAGCAGGTCGCAGACAAAAAGAGCTCATGGAAAAAGGCCAGCTGGTAGATCTTAGTGATATCATTCAGAATTTAGAGAAAAGAGATAAGATAGATAGTACTCGTGAGGTAAGCCCTTTAAGGCAGGCCAAAGATGCTATTGAATTAGATAGTTCTTTCTTAACCTTAGAAGAGCAAGTTGACCATATTGTGAGATTAGCTCTGGGTAAGATTTTGGAAGAAAAGAAAGAAACAATTAGCGCCTAG